ATGATATATTATATTGAATGATTATTAATTTAATACATACCTATTTATCTTTTATATATTTTATTAATGTCCAAATGTTTATAATATTTTAATATTTATAATAATAAGTTTATTAATGTGATAATTATGCTCCAAAATGTTAATGACAAAACATTAATTAAAAAATCAATATTGGGAATTAAAAAATTAGCAGATGAATTAAACAAAGATGTAAAAATAATGCATGTATGCGGTTCTCATGAACATACAATATGCAAATATGGAATAAGAGATGTATTGCCAAATAATATAACTGTTATACCGGGTCCGGGCTGTCCTGTATGTGTTACAACCCAAAAAGAAATTGATAAGGCCATATATTTAGCAGAAAAAGGATATACTGTTGCCACACTCGGGGACATGTATAGAGTTCCAGGAAGTGAAAAATCATTGATGCAACTTCAATCAGAGGGGGCCGATGTAAAAATAGTATATGGTATAGGGGATGCCGTTAAATTTGCAAAGGAAAATCCAGATAAAAAGGTTGTATTTGTGGCAATAGGATTTGAAACCACTGCACCAACTACGGCTTCGGAGCTCCTTAGTTTAAATAATTACAACAATAATGAAGACAATATAAAAAATAATAAAACCATAGATAATTTCCATATATTGAACTGCCATAGGCAAACTCCACCAGTTATGGACTTCTTATTAAGAGAGGGAACTGTAAATATGGACGGATTTATATGTCCCGGGCATGTTTCAGTTATTACTGGATTAAAACCATATTATGCACCTTGTGAAAAATATAAAGCTCCAATGGTGGTTGCAGGATTTGAACCAATTGATGTTTTAATGTCTATATTTTTAATATTAAAACAGATGATAAATGAGGAGGCAAAAGTAGAAAATGCCTATAAAAGAGGGGTTAGGGAGGAAGGAAATATTGTAGCTCAAAAAATTATAAATAAAGTATTCGAACCTTGCGATGTAGCTTGGAGGGGTTTTCCAGTAATTACCGATGGAGGATTAAAATTAAGAGAAGAATATGAAAAATATGATATACACAATATAGAGGAGCTCCCTGTAATTGAAGAAAAAATAAACAAAGCCTGTATATGTAGTAAAATATTGAGGGGAGAAAAATTACCAACTGACTGTAAATTGTTCGGAGCTCCCTGCAATCCAATGAATCCAATAGGTAGTTGTATGGTTTCAGACGAGGGAACATGCAGAATATTTTATAAATACCATAATAAATTATAATTAATATTGTGATATTTTGTGGTGTGATATTTATGGGATATCTGGGTTTAACCGCACAGGAAGCCGAAGAAAGATTAAAGAAATATGGCTACAATGAATTAGAGGTAAAAAAGAAAATAACATGGTTTAATATATTAGTTAGACAATTTGTTAGTAATTTTTTAGTGTGGGTTCTTATTGTAGCTATGGCCATATCGGCTTATATCGGCGAGATGCTTAATTTTTGGATGATATTATTTTTAATAATTTTTGTTATTATGATGGGATTTGTTCAAGAATATAAGGCTGAAAAGGCCATGGAATCTTTAAAAAAATTCATTCAATATAAAACCCAAGTTATAAGGGACGGTTGGGCATGTGAGATATTTAGTAAAGAAGTAGTTCCGGGGGATATTTTAGTTTTAAAAATGGGCGATAAAATTCCTGCTGATGCAAAAATTATAACAACTTCAGGAGAATTTAAAGTTGATGAGTCAATTTTAACTGGCGAAAGTAATGTTGTAAAAAAATCTAAGGAGGATTTAATTTTTGCTGGAACTCAGGTCGTGCATGGAGCATGTAAATCCACCGTAATTAATACGGGCATGAAAACAGAACTTGGAAAAATTGCGGAGATGGTTGAAAAAGAAGAAGAAAAAACCCCACTTCAAATAAAAATACATAATTTAGGAAAAACTTTATCATTTGTTGCCCTATTGGCCTGTATTCTCATTTTTAGTTTTGGTATTTTTATGGGAGCTCCCATTTATAGTATGTTAATGGTTGCATTGGCTCTTGCAGTGGCTGCTGTTCCTGAGGGACTTCCCCTTGCCCTTACTCTTACATTATCTCTTGGTATGCATAATATGGCAAAGCATAATGCAGTTGTAAGAAAGATGCTTGCAGTTGAAACCCTTGGTTCAGTTACTGTGATTTGCACAGATAAAACAGGAACATTAACAAAAAATGAAATGACTGTTGAGAAAATTTATGTAAATGGCGAATTTTATGACATTGGGACAATTGACAGCGAATCAAAAGAATATATTTTAAAAGAAGGTAAAAAAATAGAGCCCGATGAAGAAAAAAATCTAATTTTATTATTAAAGGCTGTTTCGTTATGCAATAATGCCCAAATAACCAGTCCAATATCTCCTGAAACCATCGAAACTGATATGTTGGGAGACCCTACGGAAGTGGCACTTGCCGTTGTAGGAACAAAAATAGGGTTGTGGAAGCATAATTTAGATGCAGAATATCTGAAAATACATGAAATACCATTTACATCTAAAAGAAAATTAATGACAACCGTTCATCGCATAAATGATAATGAATCAATAGTATTCACAAAGGGAGCTCCCGAAGTAATATTAAATACCTGTAAATTTATTGAAAAAAATAATGAAATTGAAGAGATTGATGGGAGTACTATTGAAGAGATATTAATGACAAACAGCGATTTGGCAGGTTCTTCTTATCGAGTTATTGGAGTAGCATATAAAAAAATTTCTAATTATGATATAGATAATTTAAATGACAATATTATAGAGAAAGATTTAACTTTTTTAGGACTCATAGGAATGATAGACCCCCCCAAAAAAGGAGTATATGAAGCAGTTAAATCATGCAAAAAAGCAGGCATAG
The window above is part of the Methanococcus aeolicus Nankai-3 genome. Proteins encoded here:
- the hypD gene encoding hydrogenase formation protein HypD, whose protein sequence is MLQNVNDKTLIKKSILGIKKLADELNKDVKIMHVCGSHEHTICKYGIRDVLPNNITVIPGPGCPVCVTTQKEIDKAIYLAEKGYTVATLGDMYRVPGSEKSLMQLQSEGADVKIVYGIGDAVKFAKENPDKKVVFVAIGFETTAPTTASELLSLNNYNNNEDNIKNNKTIDNFHILNCHRQTPPVMDFLLREGTVNMDGFICPGHVSVITGLKPYYAPCEKYKAPMVVAGFEPIDVLMSIFLILKQMINEEAKVENAYKRGVREEGNIVAQKIINKVFEPCDVAWRGFPVITDGGLKLREEYEKYDIHNIEELPVIEEKINKACICSKILRGEKLPTDCKLFGAPCNPMNPIGSCMVSDEGTCRIFYKYHNKL
- a CDS encoding cation-translocating P-type ATPase; its protein translation is MGYLGLTAQEAEERLKKYGYNELEVKKKITWFNILVRQFVSNFLVWVLIVAMAISAYIGEMLNFWMILFLIIFVIMMGFVQEYKAEKAMESLKKFIQYKTQVIRDGWACEIFSKEVVPGDILVLKMGDKIPADAKIITTSGEFKVDESILTGESNVVKKSKEDLIFAGTQVVHGACKSTVINTGMKTELGKIAEMVEKEEEKTPLQIKIHNLGKTLSFVALLACILIFSFGIFMGAPIYSMLMVALALAVAAVPEGLPLALTLTLSLGMHNMAKHNAVVRKMLAVETLGSVTVICTDKTGTLTKNEMTVEKIYVNGEFYDIGTIDSESKEYILKEGKKIEPDEEKNLILLLKAVSLCNNAQITSPISPETIETDMLGDPTEVALAVVGTKIGLWKHNLDAEYLKIHEIPFTSKRKLMTTVHRINDNESIVFTKGAPEVILNTCKFIEKNNEIEEIDGSTIEEILMTNSDLAGSSYRVIGVAYKKISNYDIDNLNDNIIEKDLTFLGLIGMIDPPKKGVYEAVKSCKKAGIEIIMITGDGEETAKAIGEKIGIYTKDEDENKINDSDIVKNIIKKGTIVGTELDSLSEDEFDIIVDAVSIYARVVPEQKLKIVKSLKKKGHIVAMTGDGVNDAPALKIADIGIAMGKKGTDVAKESSDMILQDDNFATIVEAIKIGRNIYENIEKFTCYLVSHNFMQVILIAIGIFIFGFDYLPLLPLHILFINAVGEELPAISLGMSPVRKEIMDKPPRKTQNILNKMNLYLVSSLAIFMTVVVFGVFIFSNPLENIEYARTMAFSVVVGMIIFNTFNFISLDKSIFKIDYPLNKMLIIAISFIAIITIGILNISYLKEIFKFASLNLKDWIICIIASFSTVIFMEFIKIHNKFKNSNK